The Fusarium poae strain DAOMC 252244 chromosome 2, whole genome shotgun sequence nucleotide sequence TGAAAATAATGGCGGAGCCAATGCAATCAGATCAAGCAACCACGGTCGCAAGATTTGGTGGGAGAGCGACGGCGGCGAAAGCGCTGATGGCCTTGCGCGTGGTGGGGGACCTTTTCCGGATTGGGCTTGGGAGTGGTGAAATGGCGGGGAAGCATCAAAACATCATCCAGGAAGATAAGGTAGCAACGAGTCAAGACGTGCTGGCGCAATGCATTCATGGAATCAGCGCGTCGAACCTCAGGGCCTGAACTGCCAACAGCCCAAAGCCCAAAGCTGGGCGCCAGCATACAATGAAAGAGTGTCAACGGGGTAGGGAGGTGCAACCTTGATTTGAGAAAGCTGCTCATGGTATCTTTACATGACGCAGCTTACGCTGGTAATAAACAAGTCGGGCGctggttcttcttctttgcacTCCTTGACTTCAGGAGCACGTCCGAGTCAATTGGGCAGCGAAAGTGGTTATAATCGAGGCAAGAGTACGCAACAGATACGCTGGTGAGTGGTGTGGCGGGCGATGGGCGGGGAATagggaaagaagagagaaagaacaaGGATCTCGTGAaaatgacgatgatgaccaAGGCGTATGTTGGGTGACGATAGCGGTCGCGGACGTCTGCAAGATGTGGCAAAGACTAACAGGAGAGGGGAACAAAGGAAGGggaaaataatatatataaagacaGGACAGGCCAAGACGAGGGAGATTTGTTGGAGATTAACCAGAGGTCGGGGGCGTCCTCCTTGTCTTTGGTTTTAATTCTTTGACTCTGGGCTCAGCGTCTTTGCGGATCTGCACTCGCTTGGCTTTCGGTTTTCTAGGGCCCTGCCAAAGGCCATGGGATGGCTGGCACGCGGCGCAACACGGAGCGTCCCGCCCGGCGAATAAAGGGTCTTTGAGAGCTCAAGTCCAAATGTCCAGCTCGCCAAGAACCTTCTGAAAGACAGGGAACGTGAATGCTAAATGCGCAGTGATGGCAGAATGGCAGACACCCAAGTCAGGTGGCTGTAAATCAGACAGCCGTAGGGACAACCACTATAACCATCACATTCTCATCGTCCTCCGTTTTCATAGGTAGCCAAGGGCAGCCCAGGCACCTCGAAAGGTACAGTAGGCGAGTGACCAAGTGCACCTCTACCAGGGCAGGCCAGGCTGAGATCAGGTACAGAGGACCCAGTGATCGATCGAGGGATTCAAGGTTGGTGAATGCCCAAGATTTATGGGGTCGTGCCGTCCTATCAAGGCCCAAGCCCACAGTCCCCCAGAGCAAGGGGAACAATGCCGCTGTGAGCAATGTCCACACATGTTTCAACTTGCTTCACTGCTGTTCTCTGAGGTGATACAGCATGCCACGTTATGTTTTGTTGAGTGTCTCTTAGACACCCAAACAGGATGGATGATGTTTCCATTGTTGGAACCGCCATTGATTTTTGCCACTCGCCAGACATAAGCAAGCTGTGAGCCTAGGTTCATGTCCATAGCAAAGTCCTCGTATTCTGTGTGGATAGACAATCGCAGGTACCAGTGTGCACCAAAACTTGTTGGTGACGCAGTAGCTCGTGCAAAAGGCCAGCGGCCACAAATTACTTGAGTATACCACGCAGACTTCGTTTGGGCGGTTTCAATGCGACGAGCAGAACAATGCGCGACCATGGAATTCTCAAGGCTAGCGGATGTTTGCCAGAACCAAGAAGGGATGAAAAGTAATAAAGGTGATGTAGAACTGAAGACAAACAGGAAATAACAAGACGAACAAGTAAATACCTTATACGTACCCATCTGTCTGGTTTGCACCCTCCATGGTGATGATAGGCTTCAGGTccttcttgcgcttcttaGCCGCCAGACTGCTATTATTGCTGTTCGATCCGTTGCTGTTGGCATTCAAAGCCTTCTGGGCGTCGGGAGATTGTGTGCCGTTCATTGCGTTCGGTTTGTTCAGTCTGCTTGCGCGCGACTGTACAGAGTCTATATGGTAATGCGAGATCAGATTAAAGACAGCGCTCGTATCTCCAAGTCGTCAGTGGTCTGCGTTGTGCACTCGTTCAACTTTCGTAATGTATGTTTGTAGGATGCGACGAGCGTCTAATTTCTTTGGGTGTTGGTAAGatacctactaggtaggtatcgaAGTTGAAGTGGGGGAAGAGGGGTGCTTGTAAGTGTTCGGTCGGTGGGTGTCGCAAAGAGAGTTTTCCTATGCTTTCCGCCCTTTTCGTATCAATGATAACTAATACCGAAATCGCCCAGATGAATTGCTCCAGATGGAATAGGGTCAAGGTAACCAGAAGATAATTGCGGTAGGTACTCTGATTGCGATCTTTGGTGCGGCAGGGTCGTGTTGCGTAGTAGCGGCCCAGCCCAGTATTTTACCAGGATCAAACAAAAGTATCAGTGCTGGGTGATGTTCCAGTGCGAGCCAACAAGCTGttgtaggtaggtaactTGGTTGACTGAGTAATGGCTTATCGTGGAGAGATAGTGATCCGGATGAGCCACAACAGGTGCTGGAAGGTAAAGGATAAACAGCCGTGTACTATTTAGAGGGATAAAATCTTTGGACCAAGAATGTAGAAGAACGAAGAGAAATAGCCAGCTGCCAACTGATGGAAACAAGGAGGGGGCCCAGATGCCAGGGTCCCGGTTGATGGGTTGGGCTGGGACAAGAGAGATTCTTACAGTGTACAGACTACCAACCTAACGTTAGCAGCCAACAGAATTTTGCGTCGACTTCTGTCAACAAGCCAAGCGTCTAGTTTTGCATGTAACTTGTTAGAAAATGTCGTGCAATAATACAAGAATAAAGTTTGGAGACTCGGGTTACCCCCTACCCTTCAATAAGGCGTTATAAACACAAGCAGGATTACAACAGCTCCATCAGACTATGACGGCGGTCCTAGACGACTCAAAACATGATTGGTATCAAAATAAAGACAGTGAGTTAGTCCATTGCCGACGCTCCATAGGATACATGCATGTGTGGACAGGTATGTCAAGTCGCAAAGCGGTTCACAGCCCTGGAGCAGCTCAAGGACCTACAGCAAGGACTGACAAGACAATGACGATGCTTGTATCGCAATCGAAACTCGATCTCTTGTTCTGTTAATCCCTGCTGCGCCCAAAGAGCGACGGGCTCAACGCAAGGATTCTTAGAAACAATGCATTTGGACGGCCCCAGGTAGCGGCATTGGTTTTGGGGTAATGGCTGGTGTCGGTAGTCGCGGCGATACTCTCATGTCAGGCGCTAAAGTTGCCTTGCACATTTATCAATTCGAGCATGGCGCTGACGCCATTCTTGCAGGTACCAAGCAGGGCACTCCAGGTTATCTCCTGTGCGCATGCAAGGATGCAAGTTGCAAGTTTGTATACCGATATTAGGCATTAAAATGATCCAGAACAATGTAAAACTGATTCGGCTTTGCGTGtagcagatgcagatgcagatgcagatatATCTATCGTAAGGCATGCTCTTCGACTTATGTACAATCTAACTCTCATTGACCGTTTTGGTCGTAGTTACATCCGGTAGCCTCTCCAATCGTCGGATTTTGGGCTTCATACCAACCTGACGTCACCGTTCCAAGAACTTACCAAGGcatagataggtaggtagtcccCGAAAGTTCAGTCGCGACACCAATATTGGGTACGAATACCATGCAACTATATGAGCGCTTGGTTTATGCGATATAAATACCCTGGAACAGCACTCATTTGTCCAGGATTTGGGATGTAGGGTCGTGTCCAACATTTTCTTtgccttagtacctagtagTACTAATTTATTGATGGGCTGCTATTATCTATACCATCTTTTTACATCTGGATCTCGTGCATTTTTACAGAAGCACAGCGACGCTATGTTTTAATAAGATGACAAAACTTGACTGTTATTTGCAACGTGgcaaataataatatttgaCAATTGTGTAGGTGATCACTCCTGGATCAGCTCCTTCTTCTACTGTCAAGCGCGTGCATCTTGAGGCACGTGGGTTGTGGATCACCCGTATGGTACAAAGACATGGGACAAACAGCCCTACTAAAGTCAGAAATGGGACGTATGGGATAAGCAACATCTTGAGAAAGCAGTTCACATTAGCCCATTGTGATGGGCTTCCAATTTATGAGTTTAATAGCCTTGTATGCGTACGCCCTAAACGCCAAACCCGATATCTGCCTCTACCATCGCCGCCTTTGATATCAACCAATAGCTCACAATCAATACGCTCCTCAGTGAAAGATGCAATTTGAATAATCTCAATGGAGGAGTTCCATATTAGCCGTCTTAGTTGGCAcgcttcttgctcttctgcGTCATCTTACGGAATGCCTCCATACCACCAGCACCTAGAGGACGATGGCCGGAGCCCTGGCTTCCCATGAAAGTGCTTTGAGGAGCGACAGTGTAGCTTGAGGGAAGATTGACCATACGGGCAGAGTTATTGCCACGTGAAGGAGCCAGAAGACGCTCACGCTCAGTTTCCTTGTTGTTGGGTGCAGGGCGCTGGGATAAACTGAACTGCGAGTTGGTTTTCTGGCGTTGTGCCATCTTGGCAGCGCTAATGACTTAGTTAGCAAAGGTGACATTAACGAGAACGATGAGGCACTTACTCATAATCATAATCCCGTGTCTCAATCTGTCGCTTTTTGTAATCGTCGGTTCGGTTGAGGATAGGTCTGCTCCACTCGCCAAGAAGACGCTGTGCAATTCTCTTGATACTAGGCTCGGGCTTCTTACTCCGAGTGTAGAAGACGACTACCTTTCCAATACCACTGCTGAGGAGGGATTCCTTTTCGATGTTCATTTTGGCAAGAGCATTAAAAATATCTCGCTGGATGTTGTAGGCTGGGAGAGACCCGTCGTTCAACGGTTCCAAAAAGAACTTGACATGTTGCAAAAAATTGGTGTCTGGGTCGAGAACTTCATGCTGAACATTATTGCGGTTCATGATAGCGGTGACTTCGGGAAGCAGCTTCAATTTGTGAAGTGCTGGTTGACCAGCCTCACGAGCCTGGTTATCGGACTGGCATGCCCCCTCCATTCGAACCTTGAGATCCGCCAGTAGGTCATCAATCTCGGCCTCAAGATCCTGCGGAACGAGAGTTAGCTATTGGCCTTGTCTATGCATTAAAGTACCTACGAtctcgtccttcttcttgcgcttctGACCACTAGGCTTCTTGATCGCTGCATCAAGAGCTCGGTCAATAGCCCTCTTTCGTCGTTCCTCTGGTGAAAGATGGTCTTCGTTCTCAGGTTCTGGTGTGGCAGCTTTGGACTTTTGGCGTCGTTCTCCATCAACAGCTGCGCGCCTTGATCGTCGGGACTTTTTGCCCCCGTCGTCTGCATCATCCATCTCGACATCTTCATCGCGATCTCGACGCTTCTTATCTCGGCGGCCTTCGCGAGGCTTTTTTGGTGCCTCACCTTCTGCACGCTTACGCTTCGTTGCCTTCAGCGTGCGagcaacatcttcatcaatgTCGACGGGACGATCCTCAATATTGGCAGTTTCAGGGTCGTAGTCCTCGAATTGGTCCTCATCTACTTCGGACAGCGCATCTGAATCGCGATCAGAGTcggcagcagcaacagcatcTTCGTATTCCTGCTCCTGACCATCGTTGACAGGCTCGTTGGCGTGCTCGCCGATCGGGGAATTCCTTTCGGACATCGTCGCGTCGTCGATCGCGTTTGACTGCGTTGGCAATTATTTCGGGATGGTCGGATGGCAGATTCTCCAGCGACAGGCAATATTGAAAGGGGCGCTCTGTGTGACGTTTGGTTAAGAGCTTTGATCATCAAAGACCAGGTAAAGAAACAACAATTCGCAAACCTTCAACTTTCTTTGTCTGGCTGGAGCCGCCACAGGCATGAGGCGCGACCTTTGTCTGCTGACATAATCACGTAGCTCCAATTAGGAGCCTGAGGCAAGTGACCCGCACCTTTGTTTACATTGGTCTTTCTAGTTGCCatggattgattgattgatgaatTCGGTGGCAGCTGCTTTCGTTCACAAAAAGTTGCCAAACGTCAAAAAGATCTCTGTTCATTTGGGGGACCTTATACCGTAACACTTCGAGCTACTCATTAGCTGTCAATCGATTATGGATCGTCGAACTTACGAAAGTCCTATGGACTGGGAGTACCAGGACAGCGGCCCTTTTGATCCCACGAGTCCCTTTACACATGCAGCCAAGAGTAATTCGCAGAATGGTGAGTTGAGGCTTTGTAGGAATTTTAAAGTTCTCAAGCCAAGTCAACGGGCCCTTCTCAAGTACTAGCAACTGATATTCCGTATCGCAGTCTTTCCTTCGCCCTCAAAATCGAGCTTAAAGCCCAACCCTTTCGCAAGCTTAGGGACACCTTCGAAACCCAACCCTTTCGCAAATTTAGGGACACCTTCGAAATCACAACCACCTCGGGCATCTTTCTTTACTCCCCAAGTGCCATCCAGGGCGGCCGCGCCTCCATTTCGTAACCCTGCTTTCACAACGCCGCGGCGACCATTCGAGGATTTAGCATTGTCTGAAGCTTCTGGTGCAGAAGATAGTCCTGCTCCGACAGAGGTGTCTGACTTCCCAAACGATACTCCTGAAGTAGATCATACCAGCGATATCAATATGGGTGGTATGGCAAGTCCCTCCAAGATTGACAAGTCGCACCGATACAACAAGACTCCTTTCTCAAGTAAGAAGCACACCCCAGGCCGAGGCGAGATCAGAGCAAACCGAGACCTCTCTGTATCCGAGTTTATTCGCAAAAGGAAACGACACAATCTTGACAAGGACGTCAGCAACGTCCCTCGACATCGATGGACAGACTCCGACTCCGACTCGGGCGATAGTATCGCACCACGACGACGGTCGCGCGGCAAGAGAAAGACAAAGGAAGAGCCCAAGGGCTTTCTGGGCTCCCTATTTCATATGTTGGATGAACATCCCAATGCCCCCGATAATCTGTATCGTTGGGTGAAATTGCTTGTCAACTTTTTCCTTGTCGCAGTCTTCGTATATATTGGCTGGTCAATCGTGAGCACTATCAAGACAGATATCGAGAACGCCAACGAGATGGCTCGCATCGAAATAATGGGCAGAATCACCGAGTGCCAGACACAATTCACCATTAACGGTTGCGTAAGGGACGACCGCCCTCCAGTGATTGCGAAACACTGCGATGAGTGGTCCGAGTGCATGACGCAAAACCCCGAAGCCATCATGAGGGTCAAAGTGACAGCAAAACAAATCGCGGAGATCATCAACGAATTCTCTGACGCCATGAACCTCAAGGCTTGGGTATGCTGTTCCTTGAAACTGTCTATCAACTTATAACTAACGTTTGTTTAGGGTTTCTTCTTCGCTGTACTCATTTTCTGTGCCTTTGCGAACAACTTCTTTTTGGGCGGATATGTTAACAAGCCGGCGGCGCCTGTTCCATCACAACCTGCCTCTTCATCACGCGAGGCATCAATGGTTCCAGAGAATGGCCCTGGATTCATGTGGGTTCCCGTACAGACACCAAGAATGAAGCGTCATATGATTCTCGACGAGGGGACGGACACGGACAATACACCACCAAAAATGAAGGCACTACTTCCACCCTCTTTTGCACCTTCAATCCGCCGAAGCCCAAGCAAAGGAGATCGAGGTCGCAGCCCTGTCAAGAATCGAAGCCCAAGCAAGGGGCGCCGGGAACCTTTCGCTTAGCGAACTGTGATGAATAAGAATATACAATTATTTCCTTTGTTATGATTGCCGAGAGATAGGAACTGTATAACACTGATGCATAGTAATTGGGCGCATACATATGGCGGTGGGATGGATGGTGTTTGGACAAACGGGTTATTGTATTGGATAATGGGAAAAATCATGGATGTTGGGGATCATCGTTAACGATATGCGCAGTGATAGGTACTCTGTCTAGTTTGCCGGAGGAGATCTGTCTATCTTACTGCTGCTACTTTATTCAACCAAAGGTCTCATCCTCCGTGGACGAACATGGTGGCATGTAGGACATGTTATGACTTAGCGCTTGTTGAACTCGCTGAATAGTTTTCAAGCTGAATTGACTTGGGATGATGTTATAAAGGCTGTGATGTATGTATGCTAATGACGTAGATGCTGTGGGGTTCTGAGGCCAGGGTCAAGCTGATAAGACGACGATGGAAAAGGTTCATTATAGATACCGGGTGATCATCGATGAAATGATACATGGACTGTTACCAGAGATCATAGTCTGGGGTAGTAAGATGAGTTCAAACCACCAATATCTCTGACATCATCCTCGCAGGAGCTGGAAACCTTTTTTTGCCTGGCAGGTCCAATTGGATGAAGCATCAGGGTCAAAATGGCCATATGTTTTATCCCTAAGAAAGGCCAAGATGATGTGGACTGTTGGTGGGTTCAAACCAGGTGCCGTGCAAGGAAGAATGCACAACCTAAACGGTTCGTGCCGATCCAATGGGAGATCGTGAGTGATCAAGACACCAAATCGGGCTTCAATGAGGCTTGGAGGCTCTTGGTGGTTGATATAACAGACGATAGTAGCATACTTCTGTTGCTAGGTATCTTGGTAATGGTCAAATTTTTTGATAGAGGCAAGAGATGGAGTGAAGGAAAACACGGCAGTTGGTATCCGTCTACAGAGGAGGTGGTGATGAGAACACACATGCTGGTAAATTGAGTCTGTGGCCCCAGGACGATACAACCGTCTGAAAAGAAGACGGGATCTGTCATTGGCATTGGCTACTACTAAactactacctactaggtagttacctaggtacctatcaTAAGTGGTAAGTGATAGAAATGCTTACCAACGACCATCGACTGTAAAGTAAATCGTTTACTAACGCATTCAATTCTTGGTCTGAAGTGTGTGTGTTTGCCCTTGCAGATAAAACACAAAGTTCATCCTATCCAGTTTTTAGACCGTCAAAAGCGGAACAAACCCAGTAATCACCGCAAAGAAGATCGATCGCGCTTCCTCCGTGCCTGGTTACAGATCACTCTCTTCATTCTTTACTGGCAACCTTTTCCTCTGGCTTTTTAATCTCAAACCTCTTATCTTCTTTCTTGACCGTTCTAAAGACCATTCCCATCGTCCCTTCACTCTTCACTCTTCCGCTCTACGAGTTGAAATGGTGTGAGACTGAGATTGAAGTCTCAGCGGTCACCTCTGATCTGCTTCTCAAGTACGGAGCCGCCCAATCGAATCATACAACATTCATTTGCAAAAACAATTCACTCAGGAAACCTGTGTTCAAACCGACCCGAACCTGGGGTTGAACGTAACGGTAATTGTGATCGCAATTGCCCTGAAGTCAGGatatatttttcttcttctgttctTATCCTCTTTCCGGTTTTCTCTGGATGCCTGTTGACTTTGCGTTAACTGCGCAAAATTTCCGCTCTTAATAGTCTGATTATAGACTACCTTAGTATCCATTTCGTCATTACCAGCTGCCCGCCAGTTATGGTTTGGTCAATTCATGCTGTGCATTGACCACTATTGACCACTTCAGCCAGCAGCTTCTGGTTTCTAGTACCGACACCATCGACGATCGGGTGGACACCATTTATACCTCTACCTTGGTAGTAGCTAACAGCATCGTTCGTTCGTTCCTCCTGCAAAACACAAAACACAAAACACAGTTTACAAAAAGGAAGAGGGAGACCCTATTGTGCGCTTCGAAGCGCCATTGATCTTTCAAATTCCCACGCCAAGTTTCTTTCCCCTTGACTCGCGAGACCAGTCACAAGCGCCTTCAGCCCCCAGTCGCAATCCACAAACTTGCAAGCTTCGAAGCTCACCTCTACTCTAGTCCAGTTACGTCGTTACTAGCTACATGCGTACCTGCCTACTACCTGGCTAGGTCAACAAGTGCGCAGTTGTTGGCTTGTTTACCGAACGATCAGCTATAACCAAGTGCGACTGGTCTCCAATTCATTGTGAGAGCTCGAGTCACTTCAGCATTGTGTCTCCGCATCGCATTCTCCCCGCTACGAGGCGTGACGCGACATTGAATCCAGAAGCCATTCAAGTAGCAGCAACCCAAAATATCCCCGAACCAGGCGCAAGAGCCAGTACTGCATCTCCGGCGCCAGCAGAGAAAACGAGAGCACGAATTTTCAAACTCAAGTTTTTACTCGGATGATACCAACACGATCTCCTCTGCAGCATGTCCGATTGCACCGTATCCTCCACTGTCGCCCCTCCTAGACCTTATCCCACCAGAAGCTCGTCGAGCTGAAGGGAGAACTTTAAAGCTTAACGGCAAACACCGGGCTCGATTCGCATACGACTATTTCGGGCCCGCCCTTCTTCTCTCCCATTTTATTATATCTGTGATAGCCTATCGACAAGGCTACAGTTCGAGAGATGGACGTAGACAACGAGCATTCAGATGGCGGCAGTCAACCGCCGCCGAGCGCCGAACACACACCTCAAGGAACTTCTGCGCAAGTTGGGGGGGCATCGGGAAATCCAACTCCTACCTCGGTTCAGTCTGCAAACACGCCCTCGACCGCATCCGGTAATGCACCCATTGTCGCCCATTCACAGAACTCGAAACGTCGCCGAGGGTTGGGTGTCGTGACGCCCAATGCCTGCACCGAGTGCCGTAAGAAACGCGCAAAGGTATGTAGCAAATTGGCCCGTCTCGTTCTGCTCCTATATCCCCAATCGTGGTGAAATGCTCATGTTGACTTGCACATGACGCCGTCTCGCGATAAATCGTGTTGTCAGTTTTGCGACGGAGTCTTATACGTGAATCTTGTTTACACAATGTATATTTGTATTTGCGCTGCTTCTTGGCTAACAACTGCTGCGCATAGTGTGATGGGAAGAAACCATGCGGGCGCTGCAGAGCACAAAAAGATGTCGAATGTGTATATGAAATACCAGTGCGCCAGTCCAAGGAGAATTTGCGAACCGAGATCGAGACCCTGCGTCAAAAGCAACGATCCAGTGATCAAATTTTCGCTGCACTTGTTCGACCTGAGCTATGGGAAGGGGTTCTCACCCGACTTCGAGGTGGACAACCCATCGAGAGCATTTCAGAATGGCTGGCGAGCGTGCCGCCCTCTGGAGGGGGTCCGATGCCTAGTTTTCCCAATCGTCCCGAGGGACCTACGATGGGACCCGTACCAGGTTTCCCGGGAGGTGGACTGGGAACTTTGGCGGCGATGAGTCTAGGTGTGAACCAGGGGCCACCGCAGCAGCCTCCTATGAGGGAGATGGGCCAGCAAAGCCCCTGGCATTCGTCTTTCCACAGTCAAACAGGGTCAACGAGGAGTAATTCCTACCCAGATGTTATGAACTGGACGCCACAAAACCGTGTCGGATCTTGGGCAGAAGGAATGCATCCAGAACAGATGTCAGATGGCCTGCCGCGATATCGAGGGGTCGAGCAGATTTTGTCCCCTCTGAACGAACCAGAACTCCGATCACCTACTTCAACATGGACCGCTCTCACTAGCGATAATACTCTTGTTCAGCATCTTTTGGCACTGTATTTCTGCTGGGAGTACCCGACATTTGCATCCCTCAGCAAAGAGCATTTCTTACAAGATTTTCAAGAAGGACGAAACCGGTACTGTTCGCCGATACTAGTAAACGCTCTCCTCGCATTGGGCTGTCGTTTCTCGACTCAGCCCATGTCCCGGGCGAATCCTAATGACCCATACACTTCTGGAGACCATTTCTTCAAAGAGTCATTACGGCTCTTCTCTCAAGAAACAGACCATCACTCGTTGACCACTATCCAAGCCCTGGGAATAATGTCGATCCGGGAAGCTAGTTGCGGACGGGATTCGGAAAGTTGGTATTACGCTGGTCAGAGTATCCGGCTAGCTATTGAGATGGGATTGCACAGAATCATGGACGAGGGGGATGAGGATGAACTTGCTGTGCAATCAGCAACCTTCTGGGGAGCATTTGCACTAGATCAGTATGTTTATCTCCGTGTTGTGAGAAAATGTTTGTCTAACCTGCCTCTGTAGTGCATGGTCTCTTGCTACAGGCTCACTGCCACAATGTTCCTGCTTCCCGCACTTACC carries:
- a CDS encoding hypothetical protein (TransMembrane:2 (o568-587i632-652o)~BUSCO:6767at5125), translated to MDVDNEHSDGGSQPPPSAEHTPQGTSAQVGGASGNPTPTSVQSANTPSTASGNAPIVAHSQNSKRRRGLGVVTPNACTECRKKRAKCDGKKPCGRCRAQKDVECVYEIPVRQSKENLRTEIETLRQKQRSSDQIFAALVRPELWEGVLTRLRGGQPIESISEWLASVPPSGGGPMPSFPNRPEGPTMGPVPGFPGGGLGTLAAMSLGVNQGPPQQPPMREMGQQSPWHSSFHSQTGSTRSNSYPDVMNWTPQNRVGSWAEGMHPEQMSDGLPRYRGVEQILSPLNEPELRSPTSTWTALTSDNTLVQHLLALYFCWEYPTFASLSKEHFLQDFQEGRNRYCSPILVNALLALGCRFSTQPMSRANPNDPYTSGDHFFKESLRLFSQETDHHSLTTIQALGIMSIREASCGRDSESWYYAGQSIRLAIEMGLHRIMDEGDEDELAVQSATFWGAFALDHAWSLATGSLPQCSCFPHLPPKPAIIGDIEASLWVPYTDDGAPLQRSCQQPSNVRSVYKCFCELSELVHQSLYILHSPGKPLTARELLSMYTQYLNWYDRIPEVLRLGHNFTPAVLFAHMYYHFAILLLFRPLIKLRIIGSKVSPRDVCSQAADAIQGLLRSYSSLYTLRRTPSFVPYFVLTSAIMHLAIGAISVNPEATEADMKKAVKVDPRVAESITQGISDLTEMAPCHQFAEQALNILRYLAVKWNIDVENNVDKLTAEEYDRLVLPQTGSLNFFSPNMRHGDITCQWGTGNFMPGTPKQSPSVQKVGDSLENPLFWPFPMQGRPILPDGLELEHAGFSVL
- a CDS encoding hypothetical protein (TransMembrane:2 (i261-282o365-384i)~BUSCO:35924at5125) — protein: MDRRTYESPMDWEYQDSGPFDPTSPFTHAAKSNSQNVFPSPSKSSLKPNPFASLGTPSKPNPFANLGTPSKSQPPRASFFTPQVPSRAAAPPFRNPAFTTPRRPFEDLALSEASGAEDSPAPTEVSDFPNDTPEVDHTSDINMGGMASPSKIDKSHRYNKTPFSSKKHTPGRGEIRANRDLSVSEFIRKRKRHNLDKDVSNVPRHRWTDSDSDSGDSIAPRRRSRGKRKTKEEPKGFLGSLFHMLDEHPNAPDNLYRWVKLLVNFFLVAVFVYIGWSIVSTIKTDIENANEMARIEIMGRITECQTQFTINGCVRDDRPPVIAKHCDEWSECMTQNPEAIMRVKVTAKQIAEIINEFSDAMNLKAWGFFFAVLIFCAFANNFFLGGYVNKPAAPVPSQPASSSREASMVPENGPGFMWVPVQTPRMKRHMILDEGTDTDNTPPKMKALLPPSFAPSIRRSPSKGDRGRSPVKNRSPSKGRREPFA
- the IWS1 gene encoding Transcription factor iws1 (BUSCO:32514at5125), translating into MSERNSPIGEHANEPVNDGQEQEYEDAVAAADSDRDSDALSEVDEDQFEDYDPETANIEDRPVDIDEDVARTLKATKRKRAEGEAPKKPREGRRDKKRRDRDEDVEMDDADDGGKKSRRSRRAAVDGERRQKSKAATPEPENEDHLSPEERRKRAIDRALDAAIKKPSGQKRKKKDEIDLEAEIDDLLADLKVRMEGACQSDNQAREAGQPALHKLKLLPEVTAIMNRNNVQHEVLDPDTNFLQHVKFFLEPLNDGSLPAYNIQRDIFNALAKMNIEKESLLSSGIGKVVVFYTRSKKPEPSIKRIAQRLLGEWSRPILNRTDDYKKRQIETRDYDYDAAKMAQRQKTNSQFSLSQRPAPNNKETERERLLAPSRGNNSARMVNLPSSYTVAPQSTFMGSQGSGHRPLGAGGMEAFRKMTQKSKKRAN